The segment TCAGCCCCCGCCCACCACTCTCCGGACCCACCCTGTTCGACGTCCTGCGTCCACGGGAGCACTCAGCGGCCGGGGTCAGCGCGGCGACGATCGCCGAGCTCCTCACCTCGGTGAGCGTCGAGGGCCTTCCGCCCGAGCGGACCGGACACGGCCTCGAGCCGGGTGGCCAGGCCACGCCGGCGGCCGAGTGCGCCATCTCCGTCACGGGACACTGGCGCCTGGGAGTCCTCAGCGGCACCGGGACCAAGACAGCGCCCGAACTCGTGGGAGAACGTGCCCGCTCCGCCACCCGGGAACGCGACCTCGCCAAGCTGGACCGCAGGATCGCGATCGCCGAGGCCCTACTGGCGGAGGCCCGGGAGCGCTGCACCGGACTGGAGAACCAGACCGACGACCTGGCCACGACCCTGGCCAGCGCCCCCACCAAGGTGGGTCTGGCCGGCGCGGCGGCGATCGCCGACCAGGCGCGCGCCGACCACGAAGCGGCACGCGAGGACGCCTCCGCCGCCGCCGAGGCCGCCCGCGTCGCACGCCAGGAGGTCCTGGAACTCACCAAACGCGTCAACACCGCGGCGGAGGAACACAGCCTGCCCGACAACGCCGGCGAACTCACCGCGACACGTAACGCCATCCACCGCGCCCGCACCCACCTCTCCACACTGCGCCGCGATCTCGCCGTCGTCGCGCGGCGCGTGGAGGACTACCGCGCCGCGGTCGGCGCCTGGGAGGAACAACGCCGCCGCCGGATCAGCGCGGAGGACTTCCGGACCCAGGCGATCCAGGAAATGATCCAGGTGCGGCGACAGATCGAGCTCACCGAGCGCGCGCGGTCCGCCCACCCCGACCAACTCGCCCAGGCACGCGAACAGGTCCGAGAACGCGGCGCCGAGGCCGGATCCCGCCTCCCCGAACTGGAGCGCACGGCGCAGCGGGCCCGGGACGAACGCGTCGCCGCCGAGGCCCGTCTGGCGATGGCCCGGGCCGAACAGGCCGAACAGGCACGACGGGTTCTCCGCGTCGGTCGGGGACTGCGTAAGGCGTTCGCGCGCCCGGACGCCGGCGTCGGACTCGACCGGCGCATGCTCACCGCGACCGGTCTGGACCGCATCGCCGGCGGCCTCCAGGCCGCGACCATCGACACCGGGGACGACGACTCCGCGGCCGACCTGGGACACCAGGTGCGCCAACTGGCGGCGTTCACGGCCGCGGTCGAGGCGGGACTCCCCGAGAGCGGCGACCCGGTCGACGACAGCGCCATCCTCCGCCGACACGACGAGCTCCAGCAACGCCTCGCCAAGGCCGGAGCGCACGCCCGCAGCCGACTCACCGAACGCAACAGCGTCAAGCGCGTCCTCGTCGAGGCCGGACGCGACGAGTGCGACATCATCGAGTACGCCGAACGGCTGGACGCCGACATCACCGAGGCTCAGGAGACGGCCTCCCTACGCGAGGAGGAGGCGTACGAACGCCACCTCCTCGGCGAGATGGCGGGGCACCTCGGTCAGCAGATCGAGGAGTCCAAGTCCCTCGTGGCGACCATGAACGCGCTGCTCGGTAGAGTCACCACCTCCCAGGGGCTGGGGGTGCGCCTGGACTGGACCATCGCCGCCGACGCCGACGAGGACATCCGCGCCGTCGTACCGCTCCTCGAACGCCCACCGGAGCAACGCACGCGCCTGGAGACCACCCGGCTGCGTGACGCCCTCCGTCGGTGCATCGAGGCCATCCGACGTCTGGACCCCGGATCCACCCAAGGGGCCCAGCTCCGCGCGGCCCTCGACTACCGCTCCTGGTTCGACTTCACGGTGTACGTGACCGACACCCGCAGCGGGGGAGAGGAACGTCGCCTCTCGCACCGCACCGGCCTGAGCCAGGGTGAGCAGCGCGTCGTCGCCTACCTCGTCCTCTTCGCCGCGGCGGCCGCGGAGTTCTCCGCGCTCGGCCGCCGCAGTGACCGAGCGCCACGCCTCATCCTGCTGGACGACGCGTTCGCCAAGGTCGACGAACCCACCCACGGCCGACTCCTGGGACTGCTCAGCGAGCTCGACCTCGACTTCGTGCTGACGTCCGAACGCCTGTGGGGGTGCTTCCCCAGTGTGCCCAGCCTCGAGATCTACGAGTGCCTACGGGACCCGGAGGTCCCGGGAATCTCGACCATGCGGTTCAGCTGGGACGGAACCCGTCGCAGCTTGCAGGACTGACACGGTGCCATCGCGCCCCGAGGCAGCCGTCCAGGAACCCGGCCCATCCGTGGCGGGCTCGGCGGCGTGCGCCCGTCCATCGGGCGCCGGCCGCCCACGAACGCTCGGCCGGGACGCCTGGCGGCCCGCTCCGGTCCCTGGCGCCACACCCGGCGGAGGAGGTTCCACCGGGTCGAGGGTGGTCACCGCACCGGCGGGCAGGAGTGGCGCTGTGGCGCGGCGCCACTCCGATAGCGGCGACGGCGCGGGTGCGCCGGCCCCCGCGGCCGAACCGTCGCTCGCCCCTCTCCCCGAGATATTTGGTCGAGGGCGCGCCGTCTCGGCCAACGGCCGCCCCACGCGGTTCGCCGGACCAGATCCCCGGTGGGAGCCTCGTGCGGTACCGCGGCCTTCCACCGGGCGCGTCCAGGCATCCGGGGGGATCGCCGGGAGGACCGGCGGGAGGCTGGGCGGCGCCGCGCCGAGGATCCACGGTGGGCCCGGCCCGCCACCGCGACGACGTCATGGGTCGTGGACGGTCGGTCACGCCGGCACCGCCGCCGAAGACTCCCTGGGACGGCGTGTGTGGCCGTCGACATGCCAGCCCCTCCGGTCATGTGCTCTCCTCAGCGACCGCCGGAACCGGTCACCGTGGGAGTGAGGGCTCCTGGGCGGGCACGGGTCGCCACGAACGGGGTGCCGTGGGCGATCCGATGCGACAGCGGCGACGCCGAGCGCGGTCCCGCGGTCGAAACAGCGTGGTTGAGCTGCGCGGACGACACCGGCGTCGGTAGGTCCCTCGACCCGGCCCCGCGGAGTCGCCGGGGATGGTCGACGCGCCCGCCGCTGGCGGGTACGTCGGATCTGGGGGAAGTGCCACCCGTTCGGGCTCTACGCGGCGGCGTGCCACTGGCCTACTCTGCTAGGACAATCGGAAAATCCCCCGGCGTCCAATTGGTCCGCCACCGGCGGGATGAACGGGCAAACGGCTGGTTTGGACGAGGTGATCACGGTGTCGACCGGAGTGGAGTTCACGGTGACGCCAACGGGCGGCGTTCCGCCGGCTCGGGAGCCTTCCGTTCTGGAGCGGCTGAGTCGGTCCCCACTCGACGCTGACACACTGCAGTGGGTGGTCGCCGCCCTCGATTCCGAGGACGCGCTCTCGGCCCGCGCGCGCGGCGAGACCGTGCCCGTCCCCGCCGACGAGCCGATGGTCGAACCGGCCCCGGCGGCCGCGCAGTGCTTCCTGGGCCGCGTCGAGGTGCGTGGCTTCCGCGGGATCGGACGCTCCGCGGTCCTGGACCTGACGCCCGGGCCCGGGCTCACCGTCATCGTGGGCCGCAACGGCTCGGGGAAGTCGAGCTTCGCCGAGGCGATCGAGGCCGCTCTCACCGGCCGCAACCGGCGTTGGGACGCCATGCCCGCGGCGTGGCGGGACGGATGGCGCAACCTGCACGTCGACGAGCAGACCGAGGTCGCGGTGGACGTGCACACCGCCGGTGTCGCGGCGCCGCTGCGCATCGCCCGCTGGTGGACCGGGGAGAGCGTCCGTTCGGCGAGGGCCGAAGTACGCCACGCGGGGGGTGAGACCGCGCCCGTCAGCAGCCTGGGCTGGGTGGGCGCGCTGGGGCGCTACCGACCCTTCCTCTCCTACGACGAGCTGGGACGCGCCGTCACCGGCCGGGCGGCGGAGCTGTACGACACGCTGACGGAGCTGCTCGGCCTCACCGACCTCGCGGAGGCGGAGAGGCGCCTGGCGAAGTTCTGTGACCGACTCAGCAAGCAGGAGAGCAGGCCGCGCCGTGAGCGCGACTACCTGCTGGAACGCCTCAACGCGTGTGCCGACCCGCGAGCACGCCGCGCGGCCGCGATGCTCCGGTCCGACTCCGTCTCCCTGGACCGACTCGCCTCGCTCGCCGCCGACGACGGCCCCGCCGACCCCAACCAACAGCGTGTACTGCGTCGCCTGCGACGCCTTTCCGTCCCCGAGCGGTCGCTGATGAGCGACGTCACCAGCGAGCTTCGGGGCGCGTCCATGGAGCTGGAGATGACCGCCGACAGCAAGGCGGCCCAGGCGCGCGGCCTGGCGGACCTGCTCCGGTCGGCCATCGACCACGCCGAGCGGCACACCGGAGTCCCCGAGTGCCCCGTCTGTGACTCGGGGATCCCGCTCGACGGGGAGTGGATGAGCCGCGCCCGCGCGGAGATCGCTCGGCTCCAACCCACCGCCGAGGCGGCCTCCTCCGCCCACGAACGCGCCGACAACGCGCGCGACCAGGCGCGTTTCCTCATCGCGCCCCGGCCGTCCTGGCTGCCCGAGCACACCGAACTCGGCCAACTGTGGGACCAGTGGAGTGCTGGCAGCCAGCTCACCGATCTCGGTGAACTCGCGCGGCACATCGACGACCTCGGACCACGGCTGCGCTCCGCCGCCGTCGCGGCGCGCAAATCCGCGACCTCCGAACTGGAGAACCCGGAGAGCGGGTGGCGCGAGGCCTCCGAACAGCTCGCCGCCTGGGTCGAGGACGCGCGCGCCGCGATGGAGTGTCGTGAGGTCCTGGGACCCGCCACGCGCGCGCTGGAGTGGCTGACCACCGCCGCTCGGGAGATTCGTGACGAACGTCTCCGTCCGCTCTCCGTGCACACCGAACACGTCTGGCAGAACCTGCGCCAGGAACGCCGGATCGACATGGAGGCGCTGCGCCTCGTGGGCCGTGGAGCCGGGCGCCGTGTCGCGGTCGACGTCCGCGTGGACGCGGTCCCCTCCAGCGGGGACGACGGCGGCAACGCGCCCGGGCTGCTCAGCCAGGGAGAACTACAGGCGCTGGCGCTGTCGATCTGTCTCCCGCGGACCCTGCTCGCCGGAAACCCGTTCGGTTTCCTGGTGTTGGACGACCCCGTGCAGGCGATGGACACCGAAACGGTCGAGGGGCTGGCCGGAGTCCTCGCCGAGGTCGGGCAGTACCGCCAGGTGGTGGTCTTCACACACGACACGCGGCTTCCCGACGCCCTGACCCGTGCGTCGCTGCCCGCCACCATTCGCGGCATCCACCGGGATTCGGTGTCCAACGTTGAGGTCGACTCTTCCCCGTAGTGCCCTTGTGTGGGCCTGACCAGCGGCGGTCCGCCCACCTGACATGGCGGGGGAGGCCGCTCCGGCTCCCACGCGGGATTCGATTTGGCACAGGGTGGACCAACGCCGTATAGTCATCAGCGCCAGCAGGGCGCGGGCACGCGTTCGGAGTCTGGCAGCCGGCCCCTTTAGCTCAGTCGGCAGAGCGTCTCCATGGTAAGGAGAAGGTCTACGGTTCGATTCCGTAAAGGGGCTCCACCACCGGATAGCATTGATTCCGCCGAGTCTCCGGCGGAACCGCGGCGAAGAATGCGTTCGCCGCCCGGTGAGGGTTCCAGTACCATAGGGAACTGGTTCGCCCGGCGGGGTAGCTCAGTTGGTAGAGCAAACGGCTCATAATCGTTGTGTCGTCGGTTCAAGTCCGGCCCCCGCTACGACCTGCGAGGCAGTGGATGCTATTCCGCGGGTTTGTCCGTAGTCTTCAAGCTGAAAGGCACTCCACGTGGCTGCCACAGACGTGAGGCCGAAGATCACCCTGGCCTGCCAGGAGTGCAAGCACCGCAACTACATCACGCGCAAGAACCGGCGGAACAACCCCGACCGTCTCTCGCTCAAGAAGTACTGCCCGAACTGCCGGAACCACTCCGAGCACCGGGAAACCCGCTAGACCGCGGCCTTCTTGGGTCAACGAGGCGCACCGCGTGGTGTGACCAAGCGACTGTCAGCCCAGTGAGATACCAATCTCGCTGGGCCGCTTCTATGCGTTGTGCCGGGTCGGGTTTCATGGGTACCCGAGACACGACCTATGCGTGAGGGAGGTCCACGGTGGGGATGAACCGCGACTGCCTGGGACGGCAGTACGCGCCGACGGAGCCCTACGTGGTGACCCGGCGGAAGATCGTCGAGTTCGCCGACGCGATCGGTGACACCAATCCCATCTACCGGGATGTCACCGCCGCGACCGCGGCCGGGCACAAGGACGTCGTGGCACCCCCGACGTTCCCGATCGTCCTCGGGGCCGAGGGGTTGGACATGGTGACCGCCGACGACGAGCTCGGCCTGGACTTCACCGCCGTGGTCCACGGTTCACAGGCGTTCTCCTACACGCGCCCCGTCGCCACCGGGGACGTGTTGAACAGCGTCACCACCATCGCCGAGATCAAGGCGTTGGGCGCCACCGAGATGATCACCCTGGACACCACGGTCACCGACGAGGACGGCGCGCACGTGGTCACCGCGAGCAGCATGCTCGTGGTCCGAGGTGACGCCGGCGAGAAGGGGCAGTGACGATGGGGACCGAGTCTGTGACATCGAACGCGACGCCCGCGGTGCGTTACGCCGACGTCGAGGTCGGCACGGAGCTTCCGCCCCAGGACTTCGTCCTGCGCCGTGGTGACCTCGTGCGCTACGCCGGCGCCTCCGGAGACTTCAACCCCATTCACTGGAGCGAACGTGTCGCCACCGGCGTGGGCCTGCCCAACGTCATCGCGCACGGAATGCTCACCATGGGAGTGGCCGGACGCGTCGTCACCGACTGGACGGGCGACCCTGGCTCCGTCACCTCCTACGAGGTGCGCTTCGCGCAGCCCGTCGTGGTACCGGACGACGACGAGGGCACCACCGTCTCCATCTCGGGGAAGGTCACCGAGAAGAGAGACGGCAACGAGGTCGTGGTCGCGTTGACGGCCACCGTCGAGGGGCGCAAGGTCCTCACCCGGTCCAGCGCGGTCGTGCGACTCCCATGAGCGACGCCACCCGCCCCGACGACGCCACCGCGAACATCCGCCGGGAGGCGACCGCGAACGTGCCGCTCGCGGAGCACACGACACTACGCCTGGGCGGCCCGGCGCGTCGGTTCGTCACCGCGCGGGACACCGAATCGCTGATCGCGGCGGTGCGCGCGGCGGAGGCGTCCGAGGACCCGTTGCTGGTCCTGGGTGGAGGCAGCAATCTCGTCGTGAGCGATTCCGGTTTCCCCGGGACCGTCGTCAGCGTCGCCTCCACCGGGATCGCCGTCCGGGAGGACGGCGACCGCACGCGGGTCCGTGTCGCCGCGGGTGAGGAGTGGGACCCCTTCGTCCGCTGGTGTGTCACGGAGGGGCTCAGCGGAGTCGAGTCACTGTCCGGCATCCCCGGACGCGTCGGAGCGACCCCGATCCAGAACGTGGGTGCCTACGGCCAGGAGGTCAGCGAGACCCTCGTCGAAGTCGTCGCCTATGACCGCGACACCGGCGAGCGGAGGACCCTGACCAACGCGGAGTGCGGATTCGCCTATCGGGACAGTGTCTTCAAGCGGTCCGGGCGGTTCGTGGTGTGCGAGGTCGTGTTCTCCCTGCGACGTTCCCCCCTGTCCCAGCCGATCGCCTACGCCGAGCTCGCACGAGCCCTGGACGTCGAGGTGGGCGCCCAGGCCGACCTCGGCAAGGTGCGCGAGTCGG is part of the Spiractinospora alimapuensis genome and harbors:
- a CDS encoding ATP-binding protein, whose amino-acid sequence is MNGQTAGLDEVITVSTGVEFTVTPTGGVPPAREPSVLERLSRSPLDADTLQWVVAALDSEDALSARARGETVPVPADEPMVEPAPAAAQCFLGRVEVRGFRGIGRSAVLDLTPGPGLTVIVGRNGSGKSSFAEAIEAALTGRNRRWDAMPAAWRDGWRNLHVDEQTEVAVDVHTAGVAAPLRIARWWTGESVRSARAEVRHAGGETAPVSSLGWVGALGRYRPFLSYDELGRAVTGRAAELYDTLTELLGLTDLAEAERRLAKFCDRLSKQESRPRRERDYLLERLNACADPRARRAAAMLRSDSVSLDRLASLAADDGPADPNQQRVLRRLRRLSVPERSLMSDVTSELRGASMELEMTADSKAAQARGLADLLRSAIDHAERHTGVPECPVCDSGIPLDGEWMSRARAEIARLQPTAEAASSAHERADNARDQARFLIAPRPSWLPEHTELGQLWDQWSAGSQLTDLGELARHIDDLGPRLRSAAVAARKSATSELENPESGWREASEQLAAWVEDARAAMECREVLGPATRALEWLTTAAREIRDERLRPLSVHTEHVWQNLRQERRIDMEALRLVGRGAGRRVAVDVRVDAVPSSGDDGGNAPGLLSQGELQALALSICLPRTLLAGNPFGFLVLDDPVQAMDTETVEGLAGVLAEVGQYRQVVVFTHDTRLPDALTRASLPATIRGIHRDSVSNVEVDSSP
- a CDS encoding UDP-N-acetylmuramate dehydrogenase → MSDATRPDDATANIRREATANVPLAEHTTLRLGGPARRFVTARDTESLIAAVRAAEASEDPLLVLGGGSNLVVSDSGFPGTVVSVASTGIAVREDGDRTRVRVAAGEEWDPFVRWCVTEGLSGVESLSGIPGRVGATPIQNVGAYGQEVSETLVEVVAYDRDTGERRTLTNAECGFAYRDSVFKRSGRFVVCEVVFSLRRSPLSQPIAYAELARALDVEVGAQADLGKVRESVLRLRRGKGMVIDPDDPDSHSAGSFFTNPILSADAFAALRATVQRTLGPDVAPPAFPLEDGRVKTSAAWLIDRAGFAKGHALGPARISTKHTLALTNPGAATTADLLALARHVRDGVAERFGVTLVPEPVLVNTQF
- a CDS encoding MaoC family dehydratase N-terminal domain-containing protein, whose translation is MGMNRDCLGRQYAPTEPYVVTRRKIVEFADAIGDTNPIYRDVTAATAAGHKDVVAPPTFPIVLGAEGLDMVTADDELGLDFTAVVHGSQAFSYTRPVATGDVLNSVTTIAEIKALGATEMITLDTTVTDEDGAHVVTASSMLVVRGDAGEKGQ
- a CDS encoding TIGR02680 family protein: MTDAPAVDTSPQAARYRLNRAGIHNVWQYDNQVFHFADGRLLLRGRNGAGKSKALEVLLPFLLDGDARRLDTAGNGRTTLRWLLRGAKAATGVDDEGVVLGHAWVEFARQEDDAPHHLTLGAAVSSASDEEEARCLFYVTPRRVGEDLTLVRDGRPLPADEVRAELGEDNTFTSPAQYRARVMDELFGLEDPRRYRNLVHLLYRLRRPTIGERLEGGELATVLAEALPPTDEVVLDTVGRNLTDLEAARAHLVGLQATRDHIAEFLEDYRGYLHGVIRGRTRAVRTQLEDHTRRTDEVERLAAELATLVSAESSAQEDRDRVRRTRDTADGDGSVLETAAETAEDRDRRMVINAFIRTARAAWHAAEYARAAEENAQDSLAKGVATLNEQLESLHPTAEALTQGLRDAGLPPDTWGEIPQTDPTVLAPRESTTAVDLEGLEHAVERAPVPGVDAGALRGRLARLHDELAECAQQTEGRDTAAASLLEVLDTLGTAHTTSDALSDEAEWADRALTEAHERHKAAEERLVSARGEYVERVHQWCERLRGIVVDPELGTALAPMIDRMRTRTDAGQLTPDDETDTAIRGVVAPHLEDLRDRRDVAVGEARELRVELDELAERRTALEKANAEITGEQEHGLPLYQAVEFAGDLSDEEQAAIEAGLEGSGLLTAYVMPDGSVVDTEANRLLLSPRPPLSGPTLFDVLRPREHSAAGVSAATIAELLTSVSVEGLPPERTGHGLEPGGQATPAAECAISVTGHWRLGVLSGTGTKTAPELVGERARSATRERDLAKLDRRIAIAEALLAEARERCTGLENQTDDLATTLASAPTKVGLAGAAAIADQARADHEAAREDASAAAEAARVARQEVLELTKRVNTAAEEHSLPDNAGELTATRNAIHRARTHLSTLRRDLAVVARRVEDYRAAVGAWEEQRRRRISAEDFRTQAIQEMIQVRRQIELTERARSAHPDQLAQAREQVRERGAEAGSRLPELERTAQRARDERVAAEARLAMARAEQAEQARRVLRVGRGLRKAFARPDAGVGLDRRMLTATGLDRIAGGLQAATIDTGDDDSAADLGHQVRQLAAFTAAVEAGLPESGDPVDDSAILRRHDELQQRLAKAGAHARSRLTERNSVKRVLVEAGRDECDIIEYAERLDADITEAQETASLREEEAYERHLLGEMAGHLGQQIEESKSLVATMNALLGRVTTSQGLGVRLDWTIAADADEDIRAVVPLLERPPEQRTRLETTRLRDALRRCIEAIRRLDPGSTQGAQLRAALDYRSWFDFTVYVTDTRSGGEERRLSHRTGLSQGEQRVVAYLVLFAAAAAEFSALGRRSDRAPRLILLDDAFAKVDEPTHGRLLGLLSELDLDFVLTSERLWGCFPSVPSLEIYECLRDPEVPGISTMRFSWDGTRRSLQD
- a CDS encoding MaoC/PaaZ C-terminal domain-containing protein, which gives rise to MGTESVTSNATPAVRYADVEVGTELPPQDFVLRRGDLVRYAGASGDFNPIHWSERVATGVGLPNVIAHGMLTMGVAGRVVTDWTGDPGSVTSYEVRFAQPVVVPDDDEGTTVSISGKVTEKRDGNEVVVALTATVEGRKVLTRSSAVVRLP
- the rpmG gene encoding 50S ribosomal protein L33; protein product: MAATDVRPKITLACQECKHRNYITRKNRRNNPDRLSLKKYCPNCRNHSEHRETR